The proteins below come from a single Deinococcus sp. Leaf326 genomic window:
- a CDS encoding acyl-CoA carboxylase subunit beta, producing the protein MTQPGIELQELIAEMEARRRRVEEGGGPERQNKQRLGGKLTARERIDALLDPDSFLELGTFAQHQGGRLMQGVEAPGEGVVTGRGTIHGRQVFVFSQDFTVLGGSLGKMNAAKITKIMDLAAKTGCPVIGLNDSAGARIQEGVDSLSGYGEIFYRNAVYSGAVPQISAILGPCAGGAVYSPALTDFILMSGGSSYMFITGPEVIKSVTREEVTFDALGGADVHTRKSGVAHLSYDGDAAVLAGVRDLLSYLPQNAREQPPVVPTNDPVDRRNDKLLEIVTPDQRRPYAMHEVIHELVDDGTFLEIQPHWARNILCGFARLGGHSVGIVANNPRVMAGTLNIDASDKAARFIRTCDCYNVPVLTLVDVTGFLPGVAQEHAGIIRHGAKMLYAYAEATVPKVTLITRKSYGGAYLAMNSRDMGADAVYAWPTAAVAVMGAEGAANIVYRRDIQNAENPEAMRAQKIADYKDAFDNPYVAAGKGYIDDVIPMEETRRVLIQSFEMLRDKQEARPYKKHGNIPL; encoded by the coding sequence ATGACACAACCGGGTATCGAGCTTCAGGAACTCATCGCCGAGATGGAGGCGCGCCGCCGCAGGGTCGAGGAAGGCGGCGGCCCCGAACGCCAGAACAAGCAGCGCCTGGGGGGCAAGCTCACCGCCCGCGAGCGGATTGACGCGCTGCTCGACCCTGACAGTTTTCTGGAACTGGGCACCTTTGCCCAGCACCAGGGCGGGCGGCTCATGCAGGGGGTCGAGGCCCCTGGTGAGGGCGTGGTGACGGGGCGCGGCACCATCCACGGGCGGCAGGTGTTCGTATTCAGCCAGGATTTCACGGTACTGGGCGGGTCGCTGGGCAAGATGAACGCCGCGAAGATCACCAAGATCATGGACCTCGCAGCCAAGACGGGCTGCCCGGTCATCGGCCTGAACGACAGCGCGGGCGCCCGCATCCAGGAGGGCGTGGACAGTCTCTCGGGTTACGGCGAGATCTTCTACCGCAACGCGGTGTACTCGGGCGCGGTCCCGCAGATCAGCGCGATTCTGGGGCCGTGCGCGGGCGGCGCCGTGTATAGCCCGGCGCTGACCGACTTCATCCTGATGAGCGGGGGCAGCAGTTACATGTTCATTACCGGCCCCGAGGTCATCAAGTCGGTGACGCGTGAGGAAGTGACCTTCGACGCCCTGGGCGGCGCAGACGTGCATACCCGCAAGTCGGGCGTGGCGCACCTGTCCTACGACGGCGACGCGGCGGTGCTGGCCGGCGTGCGTGACCTGCTCTCGTACCTGCCCCAGAACGCCCGCGAGCAGCCCCCGGTGGTGCCCACGAACGACCCTGTGGACCGCCGCAACGACAAGCTGCTGGAGATCGTGACGCCCGACCAGCGCCGGCCCTACGCCATGCACGAGGTCATTCACGAACTCGTGGACGACGGCACCTTTCTGGAGATTCAGCCGCACTGGGCCAGAAACATCCTGTGCGGTTTCGCGCGGCTGGGGGGCCACAGCGTAGGCATCGTCGCCAACAACCCGCGCGTCATGGCGGGCACACTGAACATCGACGCCTCGGACAAGGCCGCACGTTTCATCCGGACCTGCGACTGCTACAACGTGCCGGTGCTGACGCTGGTGGACGTGACCGGGTTCCTGCCCGGCGTGGCGCAGGAACATGCGGGCATCATCCGGCACGGCGCCAAGATGCTGTACGCCTACGCCGAGGCGACGGTGCCCAAGGTCACGCTGATCACCCGCAAGAGCTACGGCGGGGCGTATCTCGCCATGAACAGCCGTGATATGGGCGCGGACGCCGTGTACGCTTGGCCCACCGCCGCCGTCGCCGTGATGGGCGCCGAGGGGGCCGCCAATATCGTGTACCGCCGCGACATCCAGAACGCCGAGAACCCAGAGGCCATGCGTGCCCAGAAGATCGCCGACTACAAGGACGCCTTTGACAACCCCTACGTGGCGGCGGGCAAGGGTTATATCGACGACGTGATCCCGATGGAGGAGACCCGGCGTGTCCTGATCCAGTCGTTCGAGATGCTGCGGGACAAGCAGGAGGCCCGCCCCTACAAGAAGCACGGCAACATTCCCCTGTAG
- a CDS encoding cupin domain-containing protein, which translates to MAGNSVTFELGARTAWHTHPLGQVLIVTAGLGWVGREGGEVETVRPGDVVRFDPGEKQWHGATATTALTHIALQEAQDGRAGVWLEQVSAEAYRAGHGE; encoded by the coding sequence ATGGCCGGTAACTCCGTGACCTTCGAGCTGGGCGCCCGGACGGCGTGGCACACGCATCCGCTGGGGCAGGTGCTCATCGTCACCGCCGGCCTGGGCTGGGTGGGGCGCGAGGGCGGCGAGGTCGAGACGGTCCGCCCCGGCGACGTGGTGCGCTTTGACCCCGGCGAGAAGCAATGGCACGGGGCGACGGCCACCACCGCCCTGACCCACATCGCCCTTCAGGAAGCGCAGGACGGCCGAGCGGGGGTGTGGCTCGAACAGGTGAGCGCCGAGGCGTACCGGGCGGGCCACGGCGAGTAA
- the msrB gene encoding peptide-methionine (R)-S-oxide reductase MsrB: protein MTQSPAQRTYAKPSDTELRERLTPIQYQVTQHEGTERAFTGEHWDTDEDGIYVDVVSGEPLFSSKDKYDAGCGWPSFTRPLKDVSLTENTDYKIGYARTEVRSRGVDSHLGHVFPDGPQEEGGLRYCINSASLRFVPAAQLEAEGYGEYAALFR from the coding sequence ATGACTCAGTCTCCCGCCCAGCGGACCTACGCCAAGCCCAGCGACACTGAACTGCGCGAGCGCCTCACGCCCATCCAGTACCAGGTGACGCAGCACGAGGGCACCGAGCGCGCGTTTACCGGCGAACACTGGGACACGGACGAGGACGGCATCTATGTGGACGTGGTGTCGGGCGAGCCCCTGTTCTCCAGCAAGGACAAGTACGACGCGGGCTGCGGCTGGCCCAGCTTCACGCGGCCCCTCAAGGACGTGTCGCTCACCGAGAACACCGACTACAAGATCGGTTACGCCCGCACCGAGGTGCGCTCGCGCGGCGTCGATTCCCACCTGGGCCACGTGTTTCCCGACGGCCCGCAGGAGGAAGGCGGCCTGCGCTACTGCATCAACTCGGCGTCGCTGCGCTTCGTACCGGCGGCCCAGCTTGAAGCTGAGGGCTACGGCGAGTACGCCGCCCTGTTCCGCTGA
- a CDS encoding helix-turn-helix domain-containing protein: MRFRRSAPDPRLSEFVQCYWQIEDMDLAWPELNYDMPERTMRLMFSAEAIWTGPSADTLELAQPVVLTPFLVQSQRLVGQGRLRVLMAELYPWGARQLLGWTSQEAPGALNTSLSASPWGREVVALVRLGEWAAAQEALETRLLHLAGAQGETGMGVQAARRIYEASGTVRVADLAAELGLSPRTLERQFAQQVGVSPKTLARVVRFDAANLRIRTDPEVPVAELIFELGFFDQAHLIREFRALSSMTPGTFAALAARRRHALDLDVLLASGDRPLDLPLDLEVSSEFWTGPDQPEPQ; this comes from the coding sequence ATGCGTTTCCGGCGCTCCGCCCCCGACCCGCGTCTGAGCGAATTTGTCCAGTGCTACTGGCAGATCGAGGACATGGACCTCGCGTGGCCCGAGCTGAACTACGACATGCCCGAGCGCACCATGCGCCTGATGTTCTCGGCCGAAGCCATCTGGACCGGGCCGAGCGCCGATACGCTGGAACTCGCCCAGCCGGTCGTACTGACCCCTTTCTTGGTGCAGTCGCAACGCCTGGTGGGGCAGGGCCGCCTACGCGTGCTCATGGCCGAGTTGTACCCCTGGGGGGCGCGGCAGTTGCTGGGCTGGACTTCCCAGGAGGCACCGGGTGCCCTGAACACCTCCCTGAGCGCCAGCCCCTGGGGCCGCGAGGTGGTGGCGCTCGTGCGGCTGGGCGAGTGGGCCGCCGCCCAGGAGGCGCTCGAAACCCGGCTGCTGCACCTCGCCGGGGCCCAGGGCGAGACAGGCATGGGCGTGCAGGCGGCCCGCCGCATCTACGAGGCCTCGGGCACGGTGCGCGTGGCCGACCTGGCGGCCGAGCTGGGCCTCAGCCCGCGCACGCTGGAGCGGCAGTTCGCGCAGCAGGTCGGCGTAAGTCCCAAGACCCTGGCCCGCGTGGTGCGCTTCGACGCGGCGAACCTCCGGATTCGCACGGACCCGGAGGTGCCGGTGGCCGAGCTGATCTTCGAGCTGGGGTTCTTCGATCAGGCCCACCTCATCCGGGAGTTCAGGGCGCTGTCCAGCATGACCCCCGGCACCTTTGCCGCCCTCGCCGCGCGCCGCCGCCACGCCCTCGACCTGGACGTGCTGCTGGCGAGCGGCGACCGGCCTCTGGACCTGCCGCTGGACCTGGAGGTGTCGTCCGAGTTCTGGACTGGCCCGGACCAGCCTGAACCGCAATGA
- a CDS encoding MFS transporter: MTSASKRPPLLLLLFTVFLFGLSLSLVFPVLPFIVARYVSDPGQQSVVIGLLAATTSLLAFFGSPVLGALSDAFGRRPVILLTLLGSALGYLLFGIGGSLFMLFLGRAVDGVAAGGMGALFAYVADSTEEDRRAQVFGQIGATVGAAMIVGPAVGGLLSHFGTGVPVFVAAGVTLLNLLWAWAALPETLAPEKRRPDFGPAHLNPLLQLRGALAFPLVRRLVTVSALFILPFSLMQVALPIMTRDLLHWGPAQVGTVLMVSGLCDIVAQGILLPYLIRALGERRVAQAGLCLGVVGMSVLALLPLHPLAAFVYLGVLLLALGEGVYTACMTTLVSLAIPESEQGRVQGGVQAVGELAQVAGPLLSGQLYSRLGPSATFGAGAAVAVLALGTLLGSAVPRVPDARAAG, translated from the coding sequence ATGACCTCTGCCTCCAAACGTCCGCCTCTGTTGCTCCTGCTCTTCACGGTCTTTCTGTTCGGCCTCAGCCTGTCGTTGGTCTTTCCGGTGCTGCCCTTCATCGTGGCGCGTTACGTTTCCGACCCCGGCCAGCAGAGCGTGGTGATCGGGCTGCTGGCGGCCACCACCTCGCTGCTGGCCTTTTTCGGCTCGCCGGTACTCGGTGCCCTGAGCGACGCTTTCGGCCGCCGCCCGGTCATCCTGCTGACCCTGCTCGGCTCGGCGCTGGGCTACCTGCTGTTCGGCATCGGCGGTAGCCTGTTCATGCTGTTCCTGGGGCGCGCGGTCGACGGCGTGGCGGCGGGCGGCATGGGCGCGCTGTTCGCCTACGTCGCCGACAGCACCGAGGAGGACCGGCGCGCCCAGGTCTTTGGACAGATCGGCGCGACGGTCGGCGCCGCCATGATCGTGGGACCAGCGGTGGGCGGCCTGCTCTCGCACTTCGGAACGGGCGTGCCCGTGTTCGTGGCGGCGGGCGTCACCCTGCTCAACCTGCTGTGGGCCTGGGCCGCGCTACCCGAAACCCTGGCCCCCGAAAAGCGCCGGCCGGACTTCGGGCCCGCGCACCTGAACCCGCTGCTGCAACTGCGCGGCGCCCTGGCCTTCCCGCTCGTGCGGCGGCTGGTGACGGTCAGCGCCCTGTTCATCCTGCCGTTCTCGCTCATGCAGGTGGCGCTGCCGATCATGACGCGCGACCTGCTGCACTGGGGGCCGGCGCAGGTGGGCACGGTCCTGATGGTCTCGGGGCTGTGCGACATCGTGGCGCAGGGCATCTTGCTCCCGTACCTCATCCGCGCGCTGGGCGAACGCCGGGTGGCGCAGGCCGGGCTGTGCCTGGGCGTGGTCGGCATGAGCGTGCTGGCGCTGCTGCCCCTGCACCCGCTGGCGGCCTTCGTATACTTGGGCGTGCTGCTGTTGGCGCTGGGCGAGGGCGTCTACACCGCGTGCATGACCACTCTGGTCTCGCTGGCCATTCCCGAAAGCGAACAGGGCCGGGTGCAGGGCGGCGTGCAGGCGGTGGGTGAACTGGCCCAGGTCGCCGGACCGCTCCTGAGCGGTCAGCTGTACTCGCGCCTGGGGCCGTCCGCGACCTTCGGAGCTGGGGCGGCGGTAGCAGTCCTGGCCCTGGGCACCCTGCTGGGCAGCGCCGTGCCCAGGGTGCCGGACGCCAGAGCCGCCGGCTGA
- a CDS encoding CAP domain-containing protein produces MHLTVSPRARLLALPFLLLLAACSQTGTPAPAADTGTGLSTPASELLSAQGTAAAMTLNVAQTVQINVQVNGQAPTPGQLVWTTSNAGVATTTQSGLVTARGAGSATVRAALANNPAAFIDFPLTVRSAATTPVPTPTPTPTPAPSTPSGDFAARVLALTNAARAQGQTCGTTTFPAVGALTYNAALEQAAQGHAADMAAKNYFSHTSQDGRDFSARITATGYKWYTIGENIAAGQTTPETVVAGWLKSEGHCRNIMNGSFKELGVGYAANASSSYRTYWVQDFGAR; encoded by the coding sequence ATGCACCTGACCGTTTCTCCGCGCGCCCGTCTGCTCGCCCTGCCCTTCCTGCTGTTGCTGGCCGCCTGTAGCCAGACCGGGACGCCTGCACCCGCCGCCGATACGGGCACCGGCCTGAGCACTCCGGCCAGCGAACTGCTGAGCGCCCAGGGCACCGCCGCCGCCATGACGCTGAACGTGGCCCAGACCGTACAGATCAACGTGCAGGTGAACGGCCAGGCCCCCACTCCCGGACAGCTCGTGTGGACCACTAGCAACGCGGGCGTGGCGACCACGACCCAGAGCGGCCTGGTCACGGCGCGCGGGGCGGGCAGCGCCACCGTGCGCGCGGCGCTGGCGAACAATCCCGCAGCCTTCATCGACTTTCCCCTCACGGTGCGCAGCGCGGCGACCACGCCTGTCCCCACACCCACGCCTACGCCCACACCGGCCCCCAGCACCCCCAGCGGCGACTTCGCGGCCCGCGTGCTCGCCCTGACCAACGCCGCGCGCGCCCAGGGTCAGACCTGCGGCACGACCACCTTCCCGGCCGTCGGCGCGCTGACCTACAACGCCGCGCTCGAACAGGCCGCGCAGGGGCACGCCGCCGACATGGCCGCCAAGAACTACTTCAGCCACACCAGCCAGGACGGCCGCGACTTCAGCGCGCGCATCACGGCAACCGGGTACAAGTGGTACACCATCGGCGAGAACATCGCCGCCGGCCAGACCACCCCCGAGACTGTTGTGGCCGGCTGGCTCAAGAGCGAGGGGCACTGCCGCAACATCATGAACGGCAGCTTCAAGGAACTCGGCGTGGGGTACGCCGCCAACGCCAGCAGCAGCTACCGCACCTACTGGGTGCAGGACTTCGGCGCGCGCTGA
- a CDS encoding ABC transporter ATP-binding protein yields the protein MRLLAFARPYRALFVLGLVATLISSGLNLVFPALFGRLIDASFLRVGSADTGPLDRTVLGLLGIFALSALFGAAQAYLLSRVGAGVVADLRRALFGHLLTLSPRFFGDHKTGDLTSRLTSDVGTVQTVTSTALAQLAAQSVSLVGAVVLLILTSARLSLLTLAIIPLVIGTAVLIGRRIRRVSREVQDAVAGANASAEEAISGVRVVQSFTAEAQERGRYGQGVTRSFLAALRRAQLQALMSGTMSFLAFGSLALVLWYGGRQVMSGALTPGALVTFLFYAAQVAGTVAALTGVFNQFQEALGASGRIFELLDERSDLPQPAAPLPLKRAEGRVAFVNVDFRYGDQAVLRGVNLDVPAGQVVALVGPSGAGKSTLVNLIPRFWDVSSGTLSIDGRDVRDYDLADLRAQTGLVPQETLLFSGTVAENILYGRPDASPAEVEAAAQAANAHGFITALPEGYGTLVGERGVKLSGGQRQRVAIARAILKDPRILILDEATSALDNESEVLVQSALDRLMVGRTTFVIAHRLSTIRNAHRILVMDGGRIVADGTHEALLAAGGLYRDLYELQFRDTEPAPALN from the coding sequence ATGCGGCTGCTGGCCTTCGCCCGACCCTACCGCGCGTTGTTCGTGCTGGGGCTTGTCGCTACCCTCATCTCCAGCGGCCTGAATCTGGTGTTTCCGGCCCTGTTCGGACGCCTGATCGACGCCTCCTTCCTGCGGGTGGGCAGCGCCGACACCGGGCCGCTGGACCGCACGGTGCTGGGCCTGCTGGGCATCTTCGCGCTCTCGGCGCTGTTCGGGGCGGCGCAGGCCTACCTGCTGTCGCGGGTGGGGGCGGGGGTGGTCGCCGACCTGCGCCGGGCACTGTTCGGGCACCTGCTCACGCTCTCGCCGCGCTTTTTCGGGGATCACAAGACCGGCGACCTCACCAGCCGCCTCACCTCCGACGTGGGCACGGTCCAGACGGTCACCAGCACGGCTCTGGCACAGCTCGCCGCGCAGTCGGTCAGCCTCGTCGGGGCGGTCGTGCTCCTTATTCTCACCAGCGCCCGCCTGAGCCTGCTGACCCTGGCGATCATTCCGCTCGTCATCGGGACGGCCGTGCTCATCGGGCGCCGGATCCGCCGCGTGAGCCGTGAGGTGCAGGACGCCGTCGCCGGGGCCAACGCCAGCGCCGAGGAAGCCATCAGCGGCGTGCGGGTCGTGCAGAGCTTCACCGCCGAGGCGCAAGAGCGCGGGCGCTACGGCCAGGGCGTGACCCGGAGTTTCCTGGCTGCCCTGCGCCGCGCGCAGCTTCAGGCCCTGATGTCGGGCACCATGAGTTTCCTGGCCTTCGGGTCGCTGGCGCTGGTGCTGTGGTACGGCGGGCGGCAGGTCATGAGCGGCGCCCTGACCCCCGGCGCGCTCGTCACCTTCCTGTTCTATGCCGCCCAGGTGGCGGGTACGGTGGCGGCCCTGACCGGCGTCTTCAACCAGTTCCAGGAGGCGCTCGGAGCCTCGGGGCGCATCTTCGAACTGCTCGACGAACGCAGCGACCTGCCTCAGCCTGCCGCGCCTCTGCCTCTCAAGCGCGCCGAGGGCCGCGTGGCCTTCGTGAACGTGGATTTCCGCTACGGCGACCAGGCGGTGCTGCGCGGCGTGAACTTGGACGTGCCGGCCGGGCAGGTCGTGGCGCTCGTCGGCCCCAGCGGCGCGGGCAAGAGCACCCTGGTCAACCTCATTCCCCGCTTCTGGGACGTGTCGTCGGGCACGCTGAGCATCGACGGCCGCGACGTGCGCGACTACGACCTCGCGGACCTGCGTGCCCAGACCGGCCTCGTGCCGCAGGAGACCCTGCTATTTTCGGGCACGGTGGCTGAGAACATCCTCTACGGCCGCCCCGACGCCTCGCCGGCCGAGGTCGAGGCCGCCGCGCAGGCCGCCAACGCCCACGGCTTCATCACCGCGCTGCCGGAGGGCTACGGCACGCTGGTCGGCGAACGCGGCGTCAAGCTCAGTGGGGGGCAGCGCCAGCGTGTGGCGATTGCCCGCGCGATTCTCAAGGACCCGCGCATCCTGATCCTCGACGAGGCGACCTCGGCCCTGGACAACGAGTCCGAGGTGCTCGTGCAGTCGGCCCTCGACCGCCTGATGGTCGGGCGCACGACCTTCGTCATCGCCCACCGCCTCAGCACCATCCGTAACGCCCACCGGATTCTGGTCATGGACGGCGGCCGGATCGTCGCGGACGGCACCCACGAGGCCCTGCTGGCGGCAGGTGGGCTCTACCGCGACCTCTACGAGTTGCAGTTCCGCGACACCGAACCGGCCCCGGCCCTGAACTGA
- a CDS encoding [LysW]-lysine hydrolase, protein MTAEAASGPRPAHHDLLIGAVATPSLSGEEGAVAEFLRGWMADHDFAAHVDEAGNAVGIRGSGPRTVVLLGHMDTVPGEIPVRVDEQGVLHGRGSVDAKGSLCTFAAAVAALPPEALAAARFVVIGATEEEAPSSRGARHALTAYVPDAVFIGEPSGWDALTLGYKGRLVARVRTEKDNFHTAGEGTSAADDLTEGWFRVRAWAAGVGGPDAGIFAQVQATLQDLGSSVDGLRQRAWATVGLRLPPGLSPEEAGEAIVGAFSDLGAEVTLLGHEHAVRHPRDNALTRALRVAIRAAGGTPVFKVKTGTSDMNVVAPHWPVPTAAYGPGDSALDHTPEERLSLDEYDRAVAVLTDALTRLAHTLPPAH, encoded by the coding sequence GTGACGGCTGAGGCCGCCTCCGGCCCGCGTCCGGCGCACCACGACCTCCTGATCGGGGCGGTGGCGACTCCCTCGCTGTCGGGCGAGGAAGGAGCGGTGGCCGAGTTCCTGCGCGGCTGGATGGCGGATCACGACTTCGCGGCGCACGTTGACGAGGCCGGGAACGCGGTCGGTATTCGGGGGTCTGGTCCCCGGACGGTCGTGCTGCTGGGCCATATGGATACCGTGCCCGGCGAGATTCCGGTGCGGGTAGACGAGCAGGGGGTGCTGCACGGGCGCGGCAGCGTGGACGCCAAGGGCAGCCTGTGCACCTTCGCGGCGGCGGTGGCGGCCCTGCCCCCGGAGGCGCTGGCGGCGGCCCGGTTCGTGGTGATCGGCGCGACCGAGGAGGAGGCCCCCAGCAGCCGGGGCGCTCGCCATGCCCTGACGGCCTACGTACCCGACGCCGTGTTCATCGGCGAACCGAGCGGCTGGGACGCCCTGACACTGGGGTATAAGGGCCGCCTGGTCGCGCGAGTGCGGACCGAGAAGGACAACTTCCACACGGCCGGTGAGGGTACGAGCGCCGCCGACGACCTCACCGAGGGCTGGTTCCGCGTGCGCGCCTGGGCGGCCGGGGTAGGGGGGCCGGACGCGGGCATCTTCGCCCAGGTGCAGGCCACCCTGCAGGACCTCGGCTCTAGCGTCGACGGCCTGCGGCAGCGGGCCTGGGCGACCGTTGGCCTGCGTCTGCCGCCGGGACTCTCCCCAGAGGAGGCCGGCGAGGCGATCGTCGGCGCCTTCTCGGACCTGGGCGCCGAGGTGACGCTGCTGGGCCACGAACACGCGGTCCGCCATCCGCGCGACAACGCGCTGACGCGGGCGCTGCGGGTCGCCATCCGCGCGGCGGGAGGAACGCCGGTCTTCAAGGTCAAGACCGGCACGAGTGACATGAACGTGGTCGCCCCTCACTGGCCGGTGCCCACCGCCGCCTACGGCCCCGGCGACAGCGCGCTGGACCACACCCCCGAGGAGCGGCTCTCGCTCGACGAGTACGACCGCGCGGTGGCAGTCCTGACCGACGCCCTGACCCGGTTGGCCCACACGCTGCCGCCCGCCCACTGA
- a CDS encoding SLC13 family permease: MTPVLLLLALFVVALVLFATEWLPVDVTALCLLGALLLLGLLTPAEAFAGFGSDTVLTLASLFILTQVLLRAGVIEWIGTALTRRVRSAPRLLRAMLGTVAGVSAFTSNTATTAVFLPVVSGVSRRAGLPASRVLMPLAFSSILGGTVTVIGTSTNLVVSGALPASGLRPLGFFELAWVGVPVAVAGLLYLFFVAPRLLPVRDAAAQDTLRPYLADLTVAAGSPLISQTLRTGNLGRDHGLTVVSVDRAGQMFSAPGAEFRIEEGDRLAAEGPTERILAARTHLGLVSHGERRQQEERPGEARLVEVAVLPGAPVLGRTLRESRFRERYGCSVLALHRRSRPEAHLGRVRVQVGDVLLVQGPAERVSALGDALVVLGDLTEQQRDLRRAPLALLLFAGAVLAGATGLLPLGVAVVVAVALALALRLISPEEAYRSVEWPVIVLVACMLAFGGAFEDTGAARVITGALSGVLEPLGPYGLLGALFVVTVVLTQPMSNQAAALVMLPLTIGTAQTLGYDPRPFVIGITIAASNSFITPLEPSCMLVYGPGRYTFFDFVRVGLGLTLLTFAVSMFVIPLVWPFQSP, from the coding sequence ATGACCCCAGTCCTGTTGTTGCTGGCGCTGTTTGTCGTTGCGCTGGTGCTGTTCGCCACCGAGTGGTTGCCGGTCGACGTAACGGCCCTATGCCTGCTGGGGGCGCTGCTGCTGCTGGGGCTGCTGACCCCGGCCGAGGCGTTCGCGGGGTTCGGCAGCGATACGGTGCTCACGCTGGCGAGCCTCTTTATTCTCACCCAGGTCCTGCTGCGGGCCGGCGTCATCGAGTGGATCGGGACTGCCCTGACCCGGCGCGTACGCAGCGCTCCGCGTCTGCTCCGGGCCATGCTGGGGACGGTGGCAGGCGTGAGCGCCTTTACCAGCAACACGGCGACCACGGCGGTGTTCCTGCCAGTCGTCTCGGGCGTGTCGCGCCGCGCGGGGCTGCCGGCCAGCCGCGTCCTCATGCCTCTGGCCTTTTCCAGCATCCTGGGCGGCACGGTTACCGTGATCGGCACGAGCACCAACCTCGTGGTGTCGGGCGCGCTGCCGGCCAGCGGGTTGCGGCCCCTGGGCTTTTTCGAGCTGGCCTGGGTGGGCGTGCCGGTGGCGGTCGCCGGCCTGCTGTACCTGTTTTTCGTTGCGCCCCGGCTACTGCCCGTACGGGACGCCGCCGCCCAGGACACGCTGCGTCCTTACCTCGCTGACCTCACCGTGGCGGCGGGCAGTCCCCTGATCAGCCAGACGCTGCGCACGGGCAACCTGGGCCGCGACCACGGCCTGACCGTGGTGTCGGTGGACCGCGCCGGGCAGATGTTCTCTGCCCCCGGGGCCGAGTTCCGGATCGAGGAGGGCGACCGTCTGGCCGCCGAGGGGCCCACCGAGCGCATCCTGGCGGCCCGCACCCACCTGGGACTGGTGAGCCACGGCGAACGCCGGCAGCAGGAGGAGCGGCCCGGAGAGGCCCGGCTGGTCGAGGTGGCCGTGCTGCCGGGCGCGCCTGTGCTCGGGCGCACGCTGCGCGAGTCGCGCTTCCGCGAGCGCTACGGGTGCAGCGTCCTGGCCCTGCACCGCCGCTCGCGGCCCGAGGCCCACCTGGGCCGGGTACGGGTGCAGGTGGGCGACGTGCTGCTGGTGCAGGGGCCGGCCGAACGGGTCTCGGCCCTCGGGGACGCGCTGGTGGTCCTGGGTGACCTGACCGAGCAGCAGCGCGACCTTCGCCGGGCGCCGCTGGCCCTTCTGCTGTTCGCCGGAGCGGTCCTGGCCGGGGCGACCGGCCTGCTGCCGCTGGGGGTCGCAGTGGTGGTGGCCGTGGCCCTCGCGCTGGCCCTGCGCCTGATCTCGCCCGAGGAAGCCTACCGCAGCGTCGAGTGGCCGGTAATCGTGCTCGTGGCCTGCATGCTGGCCTTCGGGGGCGCGTTCGAGGACACGGGCGCGGCCCGGGTCATCACCGGGGCACTCTCGGGCGTGCTCGAGCCGCTGGGCCCGTATGGTCTGCTCGGAGCGCTATTCGTGGTGACGGTGGTCCTGACCCAGCCCATGAGCAACCAGGCCGCGGCTCTGGTCATGTTGCCCCTCACCATCGGCACGGCCCAGACGCTGGGGTACGATCCCCGGCCCTTCGTGATCGGCATCACGATCGCGGCGAGCAACTCCTTCATCACTCCGCTGGAACCCTCCTGCATGCTCGTGTACGGCCCCGGCCGCTACACTTTTTTCGACTTCGTGCGGGTGGGCCTGGGCCTGACCCTCCTGACCTTTGCAGTGTCCATGTTCGTCATTCCACTCGTGTGGCCCTTTCAGTCTCCGTGA
- a CDS encoding ComF family protein: MSPDARSTLGDWLRALLPRPCPGCGAQLGTAAGLCAACRAALRVRTESHSPLSGRVTPHLLSCGPYQGVARRSVRALKYGGAREVAVPLGELLAAAVPPSWNVAAVVPVPLHPARQRERGYNQAELLARAIAHRLGVPCVPALERTRATAQQARQQVGDRQANLAGAFRVCGALPPGTVLLVDDVATTGSTLLACRDALLAAGPRELRYAVVAR; the protein is encoded by the coding sequence ATGTCTCCCGATGCCCGTTCCACTCTCGGTGACTGGTTGCGTGCTCTGCTGCCACGCCCCTGCCCTGGCTGCGGCGCGCAGCTCGGTACGGCGGCGGGCCTGTGCGCCGCGTGCCGCGCGGCCCTGCGTGTGCGGACCGAGAGTCACTCGCCATTGAGTGGGCGCGTGACCCCTCATCTCCTGAGCTGCGGGCCGTATCAGGGCGTGGCCCGGCGCAGCGTGCGGGCCCTGAAGTACGGCGGCGCGCGCGAGGTGGCCGTGCCGCTGGGCGAGCTGCTCGCCGCCGCGGTCCCCCCAAGCTGGAACGTGGCGGCGGTGGTGCCGGTGCCCCTGCACCCGGCCCGACAGCGGGAGCGCGGCTACAACCAGGCGGAACTGCTGGCGCGGGCCATTGCCCACCGCTTGGGCGTGCCCTGCGTGCCGGCGCTGGAACGCACCCGCGCCACTGCCCAGCAGGCCCGGCAACAGGTCGGGGACCGGCAGGCCAACCTCGCTGGGGCCTTCCGGGTGTGCGGCGCGCTGCCTCCAGGGACCGTGCTGCTCGTCGACGATGTGGCGACCACCGGCAGCACGCTGCTGGCCTGCCGCGACGCTCTGCTCGCCGCCGGCCCACGCGAGCTGCGGTATGCAGTCGTCGCGCGCTGA